The nucleotide window TAAACAACATTTGCATTGGATTTCTGTAATTGTTCCACCACAATTCCGTCTGTATCAACAGAAATAGGAATGGCGAGCTGCCCTAACTGATGACGGGGAATGGGTGAATAGCCCGGATTTTCAAAAGCAAGCTTTGAGTCAGCATCCAAAATTTTTAAAATCATAGGCAGTAACTGCTCGGTACCGGAGCCAATGACAATTTGCTCTGGCTGGCATTCGATTCCGCGTGACTGGTGTAAATAGTTCGCGATTTCGATACGCAACGCAAGCTCACCTTGTCGTTCCCCTGTCTGAAGTAAATGTTTGAACGGCTTATCGAGCACATCTTTTGCGTATTTTCTCCATATTGTAAATGGAAAAGCTTCCTCATCAATTTTTGCGGAAGAGAAATCAACTTTATATTCTGTCGTTTCCGCTGTTTTTTTAACTTCATTGTTTGATGTGTCACTTTGGCGGTAAGGTAATGAATCTATTTCTTCAACAAAATAACCGATACGCGGTTTTGATATAATATAGCCTTCAGCCAGCAGCTGCGAATACGCAAGTTCGACGGTTGTTTGACTTATATTGAAAAAATCCGCAAGTTCCCTTTTGGAAGGAAGACGTACACCAACAGCCAGCTGGTTGTTAGTAATGGCATTTTTTATACCGATATACAGTTGTTCATATAGCGGGATCGTATGTTCCTTATGAAGCTGAAAGAAAAGCACTGTCATTACCTCCTTATGTAACCTTATTGAAATTTAGATTTTAACTAGTATTGATAGTGTCAGAAAAGTATAGCATGTTGTAGAAAATTAGTGAACGTTTTCAACAGAACTTGCAAATGTATATGGTTTTATAGTACAGTATGGTTAAATTTATAAATGAATTCGATGATAGGAAGTAGTAGCAAGCACGTTTTTTTTAGAGAGTCAGCGGTCGGTGGAAGCTGATAAAGACACTTGTGAATCCGTCCTTGAGATGCTTTTTCCGAAATAACAGTAGGTGGAAGCCGGCTTACCAAAGTCGTTAATTGTTAAGAGGAATAGAGTTTTCTATTCAATTAGGGTGGCAACGCGGGTAGCTCTCGTCCCTTTCATAGGGATTGAGGGCTTTTTTGTATTTACTCCGCTAATACATTAACGCGTTAAAGTGCTCAAGATCATCATTTCATAAATTTTAGGAGGAAAAATTATGTTAGATATTAAACGCGTCCGCGACAATTTTGAAGAAGTAAAACGTATGCTTCTTACACGTAATGAAGATTTAGGAAATCTGGACAACTTTGAAAACTTAGATTCAAAACGCCGTGAACTAATCGCCAAAACAGAAGTATTGAAAGCAGAGCGCAATAAAGTGTCAGAGCAAATTTCTGTTATGAAGCGCAACAAAGAAGATGCAACAGAAGTGATTGCACGTATGCGTGAAGTAGGCGATGAAATTAAAGCATTGGATGCAGAGTTAAATGCAATTGAAGATGAATTTAAAAATATGATGATGCGTTTGCCGAATATCCCACATGAATCAGTACCTGTTGGCACAGAAGAAGATGACAACGTGGAAGAATACACTTGGGGTGATGTACCGGCATTTGATTTCGAAACGAAGGCACACTGGGATATTGCAAAAGATTTAGATATCGTGGACTTTGAACGCGGTGCTAAAGTTACGGGAAGCCGATTCTTATTCTATAAAGGTTTAGGTGCCCGTCTAGAGCGTGCTTTACTGAACTTCATGATGGACCTTCATTCAGATCAGCATGGTTATACAGAAATGCTGCCACCGCAAATCGTTAACCGCGATTCACTGACAGGTACTGGCCAATTACCGAAGTTTGAAGAAGACGTATTTAAATTAGTTCGTGAAGAAGATGAAATGGATTATTACCTGATTCCGACTGCCGAAGTTCCGGTAACAAACTATTACCGTGATGAAATTTTATCAGCAGATATGCTGCCGCAAGCTTTCTCTGCATTCAGCGCTAACTTCCGTTCAGAAGCAGGATCTGCAGGTCGTGATACACGCGGACTGATCCGTCAGCACCAGTTCAACAAAGTAGAATTAGTGCGTTTCGTTAAACCGGAAGAATCATATGAGCAACTTGAAATTTTAACTGGCCATGCTGAAAAGGTGTTACAGATTTTAGGTTTACCATACCGCAAACTAAAAATGTGTACAGCAGATTTAGGTTTCACAGCTGCGAAGAAGTACGACTTGGAAGTATGGATTCCTGCTCAAAACATGTACCGCGAAATTTCTTCATGTTCAAACTTCGAAGATTTCCAAGCGCGTCGTGCCAATATCCGTTTCCGTCGTGAAGCAGGCGCAAAACCGGAATTCGTTCACACATTAAACGGTTCAGGTCTAGCAATTGGCCGTACAGTAGCCGCAATTCTGGAAAATTACCAACAGGAAGACGGTTCTGTTGTTATTCCGGAAGTGTTACGTCCATATATGGGTGGCCTAGAAATCATTACTGTAAAATAATTTAAAAAGTGTGTTGAATTCAATTTCAACACACTTTTTTTTTATAAAATGAAGGAATTAGCATTTGATTTACAAATCGAGAGTATTTTGTTATATTCGATAAAATAATATACATAATTTAGTGAATGTGGATTTGGAAAATTCAATGAAACTGATTTTATCATACGCAGGAGAACATATATTAAAACTTCCAAAATCTTATTGAGGTGAAAATCATGCACTTTCCTAAGCAAGTTGAAATTATTGAAGTTGGTCCGCGTGACGGTTTGCAAAATGAATCACGCTTTGTACCGACAGAAGAAAAGAAACAATTAATCAAGCGATTATATGAAGCGGGTTTCCAGCGTATTGAAACGGCTTCATTTGTTCATCCGAAAATTGTCCCGCAAATGGCGGACGCACAGGAAATTACGGCGTTCTGCAACGAATTGGGGATGGAGTATATCGCTTTAACCCCAAATATGAAAGCGCTGGAACGGGCAATTGATGCAGGTGTACCGCAGATTGCGGTATTCGTCGGGGCAAGTGAGACATTCAACCAAAAAAATATAAAGCGTTCCATTGAGGAATCTTTGACGGAGTGCAGCGAAATGTTCCGGCATGCCAAAGCTCAGCAGAAGTTTATTCGGGGCTATGTATCAATGTGTTTTAGCTGTCCGTATGAAGGGGTCATTTCCTATGAGCAGGTAAAGCGGGTCGTAGCACAATTTGTAAATGACGGGGCTGACGAAATTTCAATTGGAGATACGAATGGACAGGCAAATCCGCGCATCGTGTATGAACGGTTCAGCGCATTGAAAAAAGATTTCCCAGATACAATGTTCGTGGCCCATTTCCATGATACAAACGGTTTTGCCTATGCAAATATTATAGCTGCAATAAATGCTGGAATTGAAAAGTTTGATAGTTCGATTGCCGGACTGGGCGGTTGTCCATTTTCGCCTGGAGCTACAGGAAATGTAGCAACGGAAAAAGTGGTGGAGCTGTTTGAAGCGATGGAAATAAAAACAAATATCCAACAGGAAAAATTAAAGGAAGTGGCTAATTTCGCTTTCAGCTTAGTTTGAGAATGGCCGGAAACTATTCATTAAAATGGATTATTGGAAAAAAGCAAAATAAAAACGACGGCACATTTATTCGGTAATGTGCCGTCGTTTTTGTAAGGCAAGAAGTATATAAAGCACAATCCAAATACAAATGATAACTCCTGCTAAACTGGCTAAATAACCAGTTGCCCCAAATGCATCGTTCAACCATTGAAGAGGCGTCCCTTTTACAGGACGGTTTAGAAACATGAAATTCGTATGGAAATGGGCGTTATATACATACACAGGCGGAACTGTGATTAACAGAAATAATACAGACCGCCAAATATCAGTAAAATTTGTCGCC belongs to Solibacillus sp. FSL W7-1436 and includes:
- the pdxR gene encoding MocR-like pyridoxine biosynthesis transcription factor PdxR, whose translation is MTVLFFQLHKEHTIPLYEQLYIGIKNAITNNQLAVGVRLPSKRELADFFNISQTTVELAYSQLLAEGYIISKPRIGYFVEEIDSLPYRQSDTSNNEVKKTAETTEYKVDFSSAKIDEEAFPFTIWRKYAKDVLDKPFKHLLQTGERQGELALRIEIANYLHQSRGIECQPEQIVIGSGTEQLLPMILKILDADSKLAFENPGYSPIPRHQLGQLAIPISVDTDGIVVEQLQKSNANVVYITPSHQFPTGAVLSANRRTQLLNWAAKTPDRFIIEDDYDSEFRYIGKPIPALRGLDANDRVIYLSTFTKSLMPSLRVAFFVLPPTLVERYQEHFNYYSSTVPRFEQHILANFMKDGHFAKHLNRMRKIYRKKHDKCIEVFSNHYSQISISGDAAGTNILVAFRHEKSERELQKIAREHGTHILPLSNYYLTEQHYTKRTFLLGFGNLQLHDIEPNIHQLMDIWGISKD
- the serS gene encoding serine--tRNA ligase, whose product is MLDIKRVRDNFEEVKRMLLTRNEDLGNLDNFENLDSKRRELIAKTEVLKAERNKVSEQISVMKRNKEDATEVIARMREVGDEIKALDAELNAIEDEFKNMMMRLPNIPHESVPVGTEEDDNVEEYTWGDVPAFDFETKAHWDIAKDLDIVDFERGAKVTGSRFLFYKGLGARLERALLNFMMDLHSDQHGYTEMLPPQIVNRDSLTGTGQLPKFEEDVFKLVREEDEMDYYLIPTAEVPVTNYYRDEILSADMLPQAFSAFSANFRSEAGSAGRDTRGLIRQHQFNKVELVRFVKPEESYEQLEILTGHAEKVLQILGLPYRKLKMCTADLGFTAAKKYDLEVWIPAQNMYREISSCSNFEDFQARRANIRFRREAGAKPEFVHTLNGSGLAIGRTVAAILENYQQEDGSVVIPEVLRPYMGGLEIITVK
- a CDS encoding hydroxymethylglutaryl-CoA lyase translates to MHFPKQVEIIEVGPRDGLQNESRFVPTEEKKQLIKRLYEAGFQRIETASFVHPKIVPQMADAQEITAFCNELGMEYIALTPNMKALERAIDAGVPQIAVFVGASETFNQKNIKRSIEESLTECSEMFRHAKAQQKFIRGYVSMCFSCPYEGVISYEQVKRVVAQFVNDGADEISIGDTNGQANPRIVYERFSALKKDFPDTMFVAHFHDTNGFAYANIIAAINAGIEKFDSSIAGLGGCPFSPGATGNVATEKVVELFEAMEIKTNIQQEKLKEVANFAFSLV